A genome region from Manihot esculenta cultivar AM560-2 chromosome 5, M.esculenta_v8, whole genome shotgun sequence includes the following:
- the LOC110614645 gene encoding RING-H2 finger protein ATL8: protein MTRPFRFLGAVNSSATTTNITATSESTDQTAALDSDFVVILAALLCALICVLGLIAVARCAWLRRLSSTANSNALPQPSLPSAANKGLKKKILRTLPKQTFSADSAAKFTDCAICLTEFATGDEIRVLPQCGHGFHLNCIDMWLGSHSSCPSCRQILVVTRCQKCGGLPASSSSGADTEARLKEREDSANRC from the exons ATGACTCGTCCTTTCAGGTTTCTTGGCGCCGTAAACTCGTCGGCGACCACCACCAACATCACTGCTACTTCGGAATCCACCGACCAAACGGCTGCTTTGGACTCAGATTTCGTGGTCATACTGGCGGCACTTCTATGCGCTCTTATCTGCGTTCTGGGACTCATCGCAGTCGCTCGCTGCGCCTGGCTTAGACGGCTTTCCTCCACGGCGAACTCCAACGCTCTGCCTCAGCCTTCCCTTCCTTCAGCTGCAAACAAAGGTCTAAAAAAGAAGATCCTTCGCACCCTCCCTAAACAAACCTTCTCCGCTGATTCTGCCGCCAAATTCACCGATTGCGCAATTTGTCTGACGGAATTCGCCACCGGAGACGAAATTCGAGTGCTGCCTCAGTGCGGTCACGGATTCCACTTGAACTGCATCGACATGTGGCTAGGGTCCCACTCGTCCTGTCCATCGTGCCGTCAGATTTTGGTGGTGACCAGGTGTCAAAAGTGTGGCGGTTTACCGGCGAGTTCGAGCAGCGGAGCTGATACGGAGGCTAGATTGAAGGAAAGAGAAGACAGTGCCAATAG GTGCTGA